A segment of the Pseudomonas serboccidentalis genome:
TCATGCACGACGATCATCTTCAGAAACTCGGGCGCCGCCTCCTTGAACAGCGAGGCAATGCGAATCTCTTTCTTGGCCTTGAGCTTGCCGCCCTGCACTCGCGATACCGTGGTGTGCAGGCCCAGCGCGCGGTGAGTCAGGTCGAGGCGGTTGTCGAACAGCACCTTGTCGATGGCCGGCGCGTTGCGCAGGTATTCCTGTTTCAGGTCCAGCGCGTAGCTGTACAGCGCCTTGTCGCTCTGCACATCGTGACGCGCGGGATAGCGTTGGCTCAGGTAGTCACCCAGACGCTGTTCGGCGATCAGTTGGCGCACCTGATCCTGCAATTGCGCGGGATAGGCCTGGAGGTATTTCAACGCAGTCATGGACACGGCAACACGGTTCGAAAAGAGCGCCAGTGTAGCGAATTCAACCGGGCAGCGCGCTCCAGTCAAACGGCTCGGCGAAGCTGGCGGCGTCGTCGGCCATCATCGGCCGCGCCACCAGGAAGCCCTGTACGTATTCGCAACCATGGGCTTGCAGCCATTGGTATTGCTCGATGGTTTCCACGCCCTCGGCAATCACCAGCAACCCGTATTGTTTGCACAGACTGATCACCGTACTGACCAATGAGGCGTCGCGTTTGGAGTCCGGCAATCGAGCAATGAGATGGCGATCCAGCTTTAGGGTATCCAGCTCCAGATCGCGCAGATGCGCCAGCGAACACGGCCCGGAACCGAAGTCATCCAGCGCCACGCGCACACCCAGATTGCGCAGCAAACGCAGCTGTTTGCGGGTTTCGTCGGGATTTTGCATCAGCGCTTCTTCCGTGACCTCGACCTCCAGTTGCCGAGGCTGCAAGGCGTGCCGCTCCATCACCTGACGCAACTCGGTGGCCAGATTCGGCAGGCTGAACTGGGTGTTGCTCAGGCTCACGCCGAGCACCAGGTCTTCGGCAAACAGGGTTTCCCAGGCTTTGCGCTGGCCGGCCCCGCGATGATAAATCCAGCTGCCGAGACGGCTGATCAGCCGCGCTTCTTCCAGCAATGGCAAAAACAGCCCCGGCGGCACATCGCCGACACTCGGATGCTGCCAGCGCAGCAAGGCTTCAAAACCGCGAATCTGGCCAGTGTCGATAGCTACTTGCGGCTGATAGACCAGATTGAAATCGCGGTTCTCGATGGCGGCACGCACGCTCTCTTCGAGCATCAACCGCGAGCGCGCCCGGCCATTCATTTCATGATCGTAGAAACGATATTGCTGACGTCCGGCGCGCTTGGCTTCGTACATGGCGATGTCGGAGGCACGCAGCAATCCGTCAAGGTTAGAACCGCAGTCCGGGTAAGTGGCGATGCCGATGCTGGCGCCGAGAGCGATGTCCAACCCCTCGATCTGCTGACAGATCGACACCCGCTCGATGAGTTTTTCGGCAATCTTCGCCGCTTGCTCAGGAAACTCCAGATCCAGCAGCGCGGTAAACTCATCGCCGCCCATGCGCGCGAGAATGTCGAACGGTCGCAGGCACGCCTTCAATTGCTCGGAGACCCAGCGCAACACCCGATCGCCGGCGTCGTGACCGAGGGAATCGTTGACCCGCTTGAAGCCGTCGAGGTCCAGGTACAGCAAGACCCAACTGCTGTCGCTGCGCTCGCCACGCAGGAGCAGATTTTCAACGGTCTGGTAAAACCCGCGACGGTTGAGCAAACCGGTCAGT
Coding sequences within it:
- a CDS encoding M48 metallopeptidase family protein, which encodes MTALKYLQAYPAQLQDQVRQLIAEQRLGDYLSQRYPARHDVQSDKALYSYALDLKQEYLRNAPAIDKVLFDNRLDLTHRALGLHTTVSRVQGGKLKAKKEIRIASLFKEAAPEFLKMIVVHELAHFKESDHNKAFYKLCEHMLPGYHQVEFDLRVYLTWRDLQ
- a CDS encoding putative bifunctional diguanylate cyclase/phosphodiesterase, whose product is MECAQPPPGEGSSVLLIVDDYPENLISMRALLQRQDWHVLTAASGFEALNILLSHDVDLVLLDVQMPGMDGFEVARLMRGSQRTRLTPIIFLTANEQSQDAVIKGYASGAVDYLFKPFDPQILKPKVQALLEHQRNRRALQRLSHDLEVARAFNASVLDNAAEGILVVGEDGLIRFANPAISRLLNAPVKELEGKEFLDYLQKPHIALWADSEFYASYKRGETLRLHDALLRTAPGQQVPVALSCAALPSEQHAMVVTVLDMSVVRHLHQQLEFQAVTDPLTGLLNRRGFYQTVENLLLRGERSDSSWVLLYLDLDGFKRVNDSLGHDAGDRVLRWVSEQLKACLRPFDILARMGGDEFTALLDLEFPEQAAKIAEKLIERVSICQQIEGLDIALGASIGIATYPDCGSNLDGLLRASDIAMYEAKRAGRQQYRFYDHEMNGRARSRLMLEESVRAAIENRDFNLVYQPQVAIDTGQIRGFEALLRWQHPSVGDVPPGLFLPLLEEARLISRLGSWIYHRGAGQRKAWETLFAEDLVLGVSLSNTQFSLPNLATELRQVMERHALQPRQLEVEVTEEALMQNPDETRKQLRLLRNLGVRVALDDFGSGPCSLAHLRDLELDTLKLDRHLIARLPDSKRDASLVSTVISLCKQYGLLVIAEGVETIEQYQWLQAHGCEYVQGFLVARPMMADDAASFAEPFDWSALPG